A portion of the Myripristis murdjan chromosome 13, fMyrMur1.1, whole genome shotgun sequence genome contains these proteins:
- the serpinh1b gene encoding serpin H1b translates to MWVTNIAALCLLALLASAEEKKLSNHATTLAENSANLAFSLYHNMAKEKDTENIIISPVVVASSLGMVALGGKASTASQVKTVLSADNLQDDHLHAGLSELLTEVSDAKKRNTTWKISNRLYGPSSVSFVDDFVKNSKKHYNYDHSKINFRDKRSAVNSINEWAAKSTDGKLPEVTKDVQNADGAMIVNAMFFKPHWDEKFHEKMVDNRGFLVTRSFTVGVAMMHRTGLYDFHEDTENRIFVLNMPLGQKQASMILIMPYHLEPLARLEKLLTKKQVDTWLSKMEKKAVAISLPKISMEVSHNLQKHLADLGLTEAVDKAKADLSKISGKKDLYLSNVLHASALELDTEGNPYDSSIFGTDQLRNPKLFYVDHPFIFLVKDNKTNSILYIGRVVRPKGEKMRDEL, encoded by the exons atgtgGGTGACTAACATCGCAGCTCTGTGTCTGCTGGCCCTGCTGGCCtctgcagaggagaagaagctgAGCAACCATGCCACCACGCTGGCTGAGAACAGCGCCAACTTGGCTTTCAG CCTCTACCACAACATGGCAAAGGAGAAGGACACAGAGAACATCATCATCTCCCCCGTGGTGGTTGCCTCCTCTCTGGGTATGGTGGCCCTTGGTGGCAAGGCCTCCACTGCCTCTCAGGTCAAAACTGTCCTCAGTGCTGACAACCTGCAAGATGATCATCTGCATGCAGGCCTGTCAGAGCTGCTGACTGAG GTGAGCGATGCCAAAAAACGGAACACTACCTGGAAAATCAGCAACCGCCTCTATGGCCCCAGCTCCGTCTCTTTCGTTGATGACTTTGTCAAGAACAGCAAGAAGCACTACAACTACGACCACTCAAAAATTAACTTCAGGGACAAGAGGAGTGCGGTGAACTCCATCAACGAATGGGCAGCCAAGTCAACAGATGGCAAACTGCCTGAGGTCACCAAGGATGTGCAGAACGCAGATGGTGCCATGATTGTCAACGCCATGTTCTTCAAGC CTCACTGGGACGAGAAATTCCACGAGAAAATGGTGGACAACCGTGGTTTCCTGGTTACCCGCTCATTCACTGTTGGAGTTGCCATGATGCATCGCACAG GTCTGTACGACTTCCATGAGGACACAGAGAACCGTATCTTTGTGCTGAACATGCCCTTGGGCCAGAAGCAGGCCTCTATGATCCTTATCATGCCCTACCACCTGGAGCCCCTGGCCCGCTTGGAGAAACTCCTGACCAAGAAACAGGTTGACACCTGGCTcagcaaaatggagaaaaaggcTGTGGCCATCTCCCTCCCCAAGATCAGCATGGAAGTGAGCCACAACCTCCAG AAACATCTGGCTGACCTTGGCCTGACTGAGGCTGTGGACAAAGCCAAGGCTGACCTGTCCAAGATCTCTGGAAAGAAGGACCTCTACCTCTCCAATGTCCTCCACGCCTCTGCCCTAGAGCTGGACACTGAGGGGAACCCCTACGATTCCAGCATCTTTGGCACCGACCAGCTGAGGAACCCCAAGCTTTTCTATGTAGATCACCCCTTCATTTTCCTGGTTAAAGACAACAAGACCAACTCCATCCTCTACATTGGCAGAGTGGTTCGGCCCAAAGGAGAGAAGATGCGCGATGAGCTATAA